The genomic window ttttaaagaatatgacccatgttaaaaaaagaaagaaagaaagaaagactagaCTTTCTAACACTGTAGTCTAGAAAAAGACAGATTTACTCAGCCATAGATGGAGTTAGCCAATGGGGGTTGGTGAAAGGTAATCTGGTTGACCCCAAAGATTCTTTAGAACCAATCCTGAATTTGGGAGCGTGGATGAGTTTGCTTTTGTGACACTTTGTTATTGACACActaatggttttcttttccttacagGAGACAGATTTTGTGTGTTTTGATGTTGGAATAgatgattttgataattataacGTAAAAGAACTTCTAGGATTTTTGGAATTGTATGATTCTGCAAATGAAGATTCTGAGAAAGCTATAGAAAAAGTGGAACAATTTCCTGAAGTCTCCCAGGATGTtgaacctgaacctaaaccaGTAGAAGCGAACTCACAACAAATTGAAAGTGCATTCTCAGAAAACACTTTGGATCTGGAGGAACAATTTTTGGCTCCGAAGAACCATCCTCATGCAGATAGTCAAACAGATAATGCTCAGCGTGAACAAACCTCATTTGAGCTTTTTGAAGAAATACTACCAGATAAATTGAAAGTGccagaaagtgaaaaaaacaaaaccagcaacATTTCTCAGGTCTCAAACGAACAGAAGACTGATGcttataaacttttgaaaaaagaaatgacattagACTTGAAAACCAAATTTGGCTCTACTGCTGATGCACTTGTGTCTGATGATGAGATGCCCAGACTGGTGACTTCATTAGAAGATGATTTTGATGACAAGGAATTGGATGCTGATTATTCTGCATTtgataaggaagaagaggagactgAGGAAAGCTTTGGGGAGCTCCCATTACTaacctttataaatgaagaagacaTGAAATTCACAGTGGAGTTTGGAGTGGAGAAAGATTCAATAGGTAAAGAGCAgaattcaaatgaagaaaataaggttGAGGTAACTCTGCCCCCGGGCATCAaagatgatgataaaaatatactGACAACCTTGGAGGATACTTTATTTATTGGCACAGGTGGTGATAAGAAAACAGAtatgatggatttggagaattcttattcagaagaagaaaaagaagatgaggaaGCTTTAGTCCCagataaaaaacagaagaaaccacaagcagcAACAGATTATATTTATCCCGAAAGTGCAGAATATGGTATTTTTGTGGAAACTTCTAAGACAGATAATGATGAAGAGCCAAAAGTGGACATCGAACTTCATAttagaggaaaagaaacagatgTTCAGGAGCCTAAGAAGCACCTGATGCAAGATGTTTCAGAATTAGAGGATGAGAAGGTAGAAGGGATGATTGCATATACTTCTCCTCAAAGCAATAAGCTCAGCTCATTACCAGCTGTTGAAAAGAGCAAGTACACATTAAAATCAATCTTTGAAAACAAAGAAGCAGTTATCCATACCTCAAAAGACTCAAAAGAAGTGAATGAAGAACTCTCTTCACCTGGAGAGAAGATTTTGGAAGATAGCTTTGAGATTCTGACGACCCAAGAACAGAGTAAACCACCAGAATCCTTGGGTATTACAACATTCCTGGGAGATAATCAAAATGATGCATCCAAAGATGGAATGGACAATCCACGTTCAGTAAATACATCAACCCTGCACATAGACTCAGTGGAGCATCAACCTCTGGAAATTAAAGAGGGACTAgttctgaaaactgaaaatcaatctAGATTCTCCTCTCCAGATGGAATCGGTTTGTTAAGAGAACTGGAAGAAGAGGTCCCCAGTCCTGGAAAAAATCTATCTTGGCAACAAGAAAGAGATGTGATTGTTACAGTTAGTCAAGTAAATGAGAAGATAGGGCTTTCCAAGGATGAGGGTAAAGAGCAGTCCTCGGCTGAAGAATTGATTCAGCATAAGGCAACACAGGGgactcaggaaataaaaaaaacagagcaaACTGACGAGGTAGAAGTACTGGGTCACCATACCAAAAGGCCAGCAGCAGTAGAGGAGGATTATTATCCCCCTGAAGAACTACTAGAGGATGAAAATGCTGTAAGTGCAAAAcagtcaaaagaaaaacattctggGATTCAGAATGTTAACCATCAAGTTCTTGAGAAAGCAATTTTAGAGACTATCAATCCTGATCtagaaaccaaagaaaacaaacaaaaaatgagtataatttgggagatttttaagaaaacagaaaccacagCCAAAAGGGTAGACATGATGGACAAGGAACGAGGTGAtatggaaatgggaaaggaggAAAGTCCTCTGGCAGATGAGGAAGCCCAGGGACTCTTTGACAGAAGTGACGAGGAAAACACTCAGACTTCAGGGATAAGTGAAGTATTTCAGGATAAAGATTCTGACGATCTTGAAAAAGACAACCATAAGGAACATCTGAACACTTTAGGGTCTACACAAAACGCTACtggaaaagaaatctcaaaagagGACCTTGAGGACATAGGGCATATCACAGACGCAAAAAGCCAGGGTCCTGCTTCTGCAGACCTTGAAGATGATATATTCCCACAGAGTCCACATATAGCCCTAAAGCCAGAGCTTAGCGATCAGGAGGAAGACTTGCCCATAATCCGCGGCTTCTTTATAGAACAAAAGTCCTTGCAACGCTTCCTGAAGTACTTTGATGTCCAAGAACTGGAAGCCATGTTGCAAGAAATGTCTTTAAAGCTGAAGTCAGCACAGCAGGAGAGCCTGCCCTATAATGTGGAAAAAGTTCTAGATAAGGTCTTCCGTGCCTCTGAGTCACACATTTTGAGCGTAGCAGAGCAAATGCTTGATAATCGTGtgaatgataatacagacacagaaataaaacaaagtaacatATTTGAAGAGGCTGCAGTGCTTAATGATATCCAAGACTTGATCTATTTTGTGAGGTACAAGCACTCCACAGTGGAGGAGACTGCTCCTTTGATAACAGCGCCGCCTCTAGAGGAAATCTGGGCTAAAGCTGAAGGTAAATACCTGCCTGCGGCTTGGGCTGGAGAAAAGGAGTTGTTCTTCCAGATGTTTTCGTGTATTATTGTAAAGTTCTGTTCAGTTTCCATGTGCCTAAAGGAGAAAGAAGGCTGACTCAGGAGCCCCATATgttcctttattcattcttttgggCTACAGCATCAAAGGAtattgcttattcttttttttcctttaggacaGTTGGGATTGGTTAGCATGTTcaataagaaattttataaaaagctaaagagaaagattaaatgagaaactAATGCACAAAAGTAGACCTGTTAACAGTacacattttatgttaaaattataaaagggctttattaaacataatttcttAATCATAAAATACCTGTACTAGATCATGTGCGTGTGGAGTGACTagcataaccttttttttttagtatttaatctctttttatgtggtgctgaggatcgaacccagtgccttacctgtactaggcaagtgctctaccactcaaccctagccctagaatAACTTTTAATGGATAGCTTGCCTGAATTCCCCTCCCCAGCATTTATCTTTTGTGGATACCATGCTATTTCCAGTCTCTTGGGGGAGAGGTCACTTATTCTGGTTTTACTCCACTGGGTTCTAAGGTCCTTACATTCATATTAATCAAGGATGGAACCAGGATGACAAGCCTTGTAATGTAGTGCTTGACACATAGAAgcctttcaattaaatatttgtcaaactgACAATGAGCCAATATCCTGATAAAAGCTTTGTTTCCTGGTTTCATATTTGATCATCTCTatccattgtttttcaaaatgaaatatttcaactgAGAGTATATGATAAGAATTCCAGAAGGACATAAAGCCATTGGGAAATTTACTTCCCAAGAGTGCTAATTTTACCTGATAATTGGGGGAAGAAAACAGTTGTACATTTAATCAAAGCAGATATATTTTGGATAAGAATGCAAAGTGCAAGTGAATGTTCAGGGTAGAATATGAAGCTGTAAAGAGATAATCTTTGCTCTGGATCCTATTGGTCTATGTCCTGAGCTCAGGAAGGAGATAGGTTCACCATTTGGCTCCTAGGTCACTTTGAACATATTTGAAAGGCACATTAAGCAAGCTAGACTTATGGAATTCCCTTCTCTATACTGGTTCGTTGAGACCAGCACACTTGTAGATGAAAGAGTTCCTGTTATTTCTGAGCAGAATAGACATTTCACACTTTTGTTCTGGACCAGAATTCTCTTCTCCACATTTATTCATGTGGGTGTATGTTGGTTTGCCAAGGGAAGGTAAGTTATTGAAGCCTCTatcataaatgtatttgtttatgaaatactttggattaaaggcttctttataaatttgactGTATAGTTCAGTCATCCTTTAAATGGGATGAAAACAATTAACCCTCCCGTATCCTTGCCCAGTTGTTCTCATGGGCGCATGCCAGGACATGGAGGGCAGTGTTGAGGTATCTGGAGCTGTGTGCTGAGGGGGAGTGCTGATCATTGGGCTTAAGTGGGGGTAGATAGTGTCATCCATCTGGCTCAATGCATTCTTCTCCCTTGTAGAGATGCAGACACCCCATGAAGATGATTTTCCTAAAGAGAACACAAATCGTCTTAATAGAAATCTTCATGAAGAGCCTCCCCTCCTGAGTCATCATTTTAATATGAACCATCCTGAAGAGCCCAGCCACTTGAGTCAACCTGTGACTGAGGACATGGGTGTTTCAGAAGTGTCTAAGATCCCAAATACTGAGAAAGTAGACCCAGGTAAAGCTTGCCAATTTTTCTCTACAAAGCAGAGGCATTATCATAATGAAGGCTTTCAAGGACATTTGTTGCCAAAGGTACGAAATAGAGCAGAGCGTGATATAGGTACATgtgagttcaaaaaaaaaaaatctcttaagtgagagaaaagcaagaataaagaTGAACAGAAATCAAAAATAGGCCAGAGACTGTAACTCACTGACTAGCTTGTGTaaaccatttacaactaaaatattattcttcaaaGGCCTTATGCTCTAAAACTGTAGTTTTCAACCAGACCAACAGCACCAGAAACTCTGGGGGTGCGACCCACAATCTGTGTTTAGCAGGCCTTCCA from Urocitellus parryii isolate mUroPar1 unplaced genomic scaffold, mUroPar1.hap1 Scaffold_140, whole genome shotgun sequence includes these protein-coding regions:
- the LOC144251636 gene encoding transport and Golgi organization protein 1 homolog, with translation MLMYRGEALEDFIGPDCRFVNFKKGDPVYVYYKLAEVSPELWAGSVGRIFGFFPKDFIKVVREYTKEELQIPTDETDFVCFDVGIDDFDNYNVKELLGFLELYDSANEDSEKAIEKVEQFPEVSQDVEPEPKPVEANSQQIESAFSENTLDLEEQFLAPKNHPHADSQTDNAQREQTSFELFEEILPDKLKVPESEKNKTSNISQVSNEQKTDAYKLLKKEMTLDLKTKFGSTADALVSDDEMPRLVTSLEDDFDDKELDADYSAFDKEEEETEESFGELPLLTFINEEDMKFTVEFGVEKDSIGKEQNSNEENKVEVTLPPGIKDDDKNILTTLEDTLFIGTGGDKKTDMMDLENSYSEEEKEDEEALVPDKKQKKPQAATDYIYPESAEYGIFVETSKTDNDEEPKVDIELHIRGKETDVQEPKKHLMQDVSELEDEKVEGMIAYTSPQSNKLSSLPAVEKSKYTLKSIFENKEAVIHTSKDSKEVNEELSSPGEKILEDSFEILTTQEQSKPPESLGITTFLGDNQNDASKDGMDNPRSVNTSTLHIDSVEHQPLEIKEGLVLKTENQSRFSSPDGIGLLRELEEEVPSPGKNLSWQQERDVIVTVSQVNEKIGLSKDEGKEQSSAEELIQHKATQGTQEIKKTEQTDEVEVLGHHTKRPAAVEEDYYPPEELLEDENAVSAKQSKEKHSGIQNVNHQVLEKAILETINPDLETKENKQKMSIIWEIFKKTETTAKRVDMMDKERGDMEMGKEESPLADEEAQGLFDRSDEENTQTSGISEVFQDKDSDDLEKDNHKEHLNTLGSTQNATGKEISKEDLEDIGHITDAKSQGPASADLEDDIFPQSPHIALKPELSDQEEDLPIIRGFFIEQKSLQRFLKYFDVQELEAMLQEMSLKLKSAQQESLPYNVEKVLDKVFRASESHILSVAEQMLDNRVNDNTDTEIKQSNIFEEAAVLNDIQDLIYFVRYKHSTVEETAPLITAPPLEEIWAKAEEMQTPHEDDFPKENTNRLNRNLHEEPPLLSHHFNMNHPEEPSHLSQPVTEDMGVSEVSKIPNTEKVDPELLITEGTPVDAADTENQLEINVEEPEDATLLDSILFLLHSFLLYLSKMLFTTLPDDTQPGPDFYGLPWKPVVFTVFFGIVSFLIFFWRTVVVVKDREYQVIEQQISKKMNNFMKENEELMQKLSNYEQKMKESKKQVQETMKKNMILSDEATKYKDKVKLLEKDKELLDEKAKSLLVTLASEREQNAKNQDLIMENKKSIEKLKDVISVNNSELSELQIILTETKLHEAKVKLECRKLQKENTMLKKEKEQLQQEVKDWSTSHAELSEQIKSFEKSQKDLQVALSYKDDTNKALTNYITQLNRLQCESESEDQSTDESDELTNGEVAGDRNEKIKDQIKQMMDVSRTQTTISVVEEDLKLLQLELRASKSTKCNLEDQIKKLESDCNSLRSSKVGLEEECKTLRQKVEILNELYQQNEVALQKKLSQEEYERLEKEQRLSAADEKVVSSVQEVKNYKRRIEEMEEELQKAERSFKNQIAMHEKKAHDNWLKARSAERAVAEEKREAANLRQNLLEMTQKMAVWQDEPVIVKPMPGRPNLQNPPRRGPLSHNGSFGPSPVSGGECSPPLTAESAERPTSATLNQKAMPRNGFDTGCGPAHMNSSSRSSSPAKVTNEGEQTVPQEPETPSVSTITSLTEHPVGVHMAMKGPPPFSGVPFMAPLMGRPPPPPIRYGPPLQLGGPFGPRPIPPPFGPGMRPPIGFREYAPCVPPGKWDLPFDPRDFFPGPAPAPFRPLGSFGPREYFIPGAPLPLPTHGPQDYGPPPAAKDLMPSGFKDEPPYTPNSQISEGCSQALKQGP